GAAGCCCTCGTCTTTTTTACTTTATTTAAGTATAGATAGAATGTAGGACAAAAAACTTAGCAAAATGATATCAATTCCAGCTAAAATAAGTACGGTAACAGTAGTCTGCAGTAAAAACGGATTTGCATCAAGCTGTCTTTTGGCCGGTGTGAGCACCGACAAGGCTAGACCTATTCCGATTAATACGGTAACCCATTGCAGGAGTAGGAGCAGCGAGCCATATGAAGTGAATGAAGTGAAGAAAGAGAAGACAGCAAGCAATAGCGAACATAAAACGAGGAAAAGACTGATGAAGGTTCTAGCGGATACTTTTTTTTCTATTACATCCACACGAGCCATGAGACAAATGCCCCCTTTTATAACATGAAATTTTTCCTCTTTTACATTACCCCTTTATTTGGTGATATAAAACAGATTATGGTAGTGTTTTATAAGGGTCTGCGGCAGGTATAAAGGAGGGGAGAAGGGTGAGGGGAGTCACAAGGTTCTTTTTTATCGCAGGGATCATAACGATCATCCGGTTTTACCTTGGCAGCAATTCTATTAGTTTTCTATGGTTTTTTATCTTATATTTTCCCTTTATTAATTGGAGCGTATATTGGACCATGCTCGCTGTACGAGCTGGAATAAACAAATTGGCAGGAGAAGAGAGAATAAGCGTAGCAGGAGTACGGCGCTTTTATACATGGTACCTGCATGCGCCGGGGGGATGTGTAGTGGCTGAGGTTATCTATCAGGGGTATGTATATAATCAGTAGATGGAAAGGTAGAAGAATAAGGGGGAGGATCTGCTGCCCAATTCTACAATGAATAATCCGGGGCAGCAAATCCTCAATGAGATTCCTTGTTATTCGGAGACAGCAGTGTCCTCTTTTTTGGCTGCTACGCCTGCAGTCAGACAGAAACGCATAGCCTCCTCTACAGGCGTATCGATGAATTCCACGATGTCACGTGGATATAAGCGCAACTCTCCGCTTACCTGCAGCGCATGTGGCACATAGACCGCAATATAGTCGTTACGGAGATAAAAAGCAGTGACGTCCTCTGTAGTAAGAAAGCCGATCCGCTTGCCACCATCTTCATGTGTAACGAGAACAACCTGCGAGAAAGCCCGCTTCTCACCAATCAATGAATGGATGGTATCTTTGATCATGCTGTAGACGGTTTTTAAACCGGGAAAGCGCGTAATCAACTGCTCGGTCCAGGCAAGCAGCTTACGGCTAAGCCAGAGTTGGCTTATAAACCCAATAAGAATCAGCAGAACTATTGTAACAACCACGCCTAATCCTGTAAAAGACGGCAGATTCATAGACAGCAGAATCTGCTTGCCTGCGCTATCTACCAATTGAAAGAGATAAATCAGGATGTATAGTGTAATACCAATCGGGGCCACAACCAATAGCCCATTTAAAAACCATGTCACCAATCGCTTCATGCGATACAAACGCTCCTTTACGCAGCAAATTCATTTCTCCAAGACACTATATCACCTTTTTATGAAATACATGTCAAGAAAATGAAGAAGTCTTTTGCAATTTTGTAGGTATGAATACCTTCATGCTGTATAATGAAAGAATCATAGACCGTTCGTAGGAAAGAGCATGAAGGAGAGAGACGTATGCGCCATGTAAGTTTAGAATATTTAGAAGCCGGACAAACTCTGGCAAAAAGCATCTATGCCAGTGATGGCCGAACGCTGCTGAATAAGGGCGTATTGCTGACGCCTGGGATGGTAAATAAGCTCCACCGTATTGGTGTGACAATGGTATACATACAAGATGATCGCTTTGAAGACGTTCAAATTGAAGAAGCAGTTTCAGAAGAGACCCGACGCGAAACAATTTCAAGGGTCGCAGGCGTGCTTGAATGTGTGCAGGAGGGCAAGGATTTTGATACGTCTGCTATCTCCAAGACAATGACCAAGATTATTGATGAGCTTCTGCTTCAGAAAGATGTTTTGCTAAATCTAGATGACATTCGGACGAAGGATAATCACCTGTTCATTCATTCGCTCAATGTGTGTATCATGTCTACTGTGATTGGAATCAACCTGGGCTACAATGCTACGAAGCTTAAAGAGCTGGCGCTTGGCTCATTGCTGCATGATATCGGAAAGGTGATCAAAAATACCGATGATCCGCTTAAGCGTTATACGCAAGAGGGCAATCATCATGCGTGGATTGGGTTTAACGTACTCCGCAAGCGTCACGAGCTGAGCTTGGCAAGCGCCCATATCTCTCTGCAGCATCATGAACATGTGGATGGAACGGGAGAGCCGCGCCGCTTAAAAGGAACGGATATTCATGAGTATGCCAAAATCGTAGCTGTGACAAACTTCTATGATAATCTGATCTCGCCGTTTACACCTGAACCTACCATGCTCCCGTATCAGGCGAGCGAGTATTTGATGGGATTGGCAGGCAAAAAATTCGACCATGATATAGTCATCCGCTTTCTGCGCTCCATCGCTCTTTATCCGACCGGCAGCTCAGTGCAGCTTAGTACCGGAGAGATTGGTGTCGTAGTGAGTCAGCACAAAGGGCTTCCCTCTCGGCCGGTCGTACGTATTTTTAAGGAGATGCATACGTCTGCCCGTGGCAAATTCGATTATGAACATACGGAAGTGACAGAGGTTGACCTGGCAAAAGCAACCACCTTATTTATTGATTCCATCTTAAAGTCATAAGAGTAATATCAGCCATCGCCGGTATTGTGCGGTGGTTTTTATATTTACAAATATGCGTTTTCTTTCTATAATTTTCAGAAAATATAAAAACTGTATGGAGATGAGAAAAAGATGAGCGACATGGTTATCGACATCAAAAATGTAAGCTGGAAACGTGAGAAGACATACATATTAAAAGATATTACATGGCAGGTACGGCAGGGTGAGCATTGGGCCATTATGGGGCTGAATGGCTCGGGGAAGACATCGCTGCTTAATATTATTAACGGCTATATGTGGCCGACTGTAGGTCAAGTAAGCGTATTGGGGAAAAGGTTCGGCGAGTATGACCTGCGCAAGCTGCGTCAATCCATCGGTTGGGTCAGTTCTTCCATGCAGGAGAAGCTCTATAAAAATGAAACGGTAGAGAACATTGTGTTGAGTGGACAAGTGGCGTCTATGGGTCTGCTCTATGAAAAACCGGAAGCAGAATCATACGAGAAAGCGAATGAATTGCTTATACAGATGGGGTGTCAGGGAATGGAGAACCGCACATATGAGACCTTCTCGCAAGGAGAGCGGCAGCGCGTCTTAATTGCGCGAGCTTTAATGGCGTCACCGAAGCTATTGATTCTCGATGAGCCGGCGACAGGACTGGATATTTTTGCACGGGAGCAGCTGCTTACGCGCATTCAGGAGATGGGGAATCAGCCTGGTGGACCGACGCTTATCTACGTATCGCATCATATCGAGGAAGTCGTTCCGATCTTTGAACATGTGCTCTTATTAAAGAGTGGAGAGATTTACGGGGCAGGCTCTACACAGGAGTGGATGACAACAGACAACCTGTCGGCGTTTTTTGGCACGAATGTTGATGTTACGTGGCGCAATCGTCGTGCGTTTATGCAGATGGTATAGAGTTGAAGAAGAGAGGGAGAGATGGATGGGGACAAAGCATGGCGTAAACGATGAAATCGTTGTAGAACTGAGAAAAATCATTGATGCTGATCGGGTGACGGTCAATCAAACGATGCGAGAGCAGCATAGTAGAGATGAGTCCTATCATCTGCCTAAGCTGCCGGATGTAGTGGTGTTTCCAAAGAATACGGCAGAAGTGAGCCGAATTGTCGAATGGGCGAACGAACATCGTGTGTCTGTAACTCCGTTTGGCATAGGCTCCGGCCTAGAGGGACAGGCAATACCTCAGGAGGGCGGCATTTCGCTTGATTTTCAACTGATGAATCAAGTTATTGAAATACGGCCGCAGGACTTCTTAGTGCGTGTGCAGCCGGGGGTTACGCGTATGCAGTTGAACAAGGAGTTAAAAAAGTACGGTCTTTTCTTCTCTGTTGATCCGGGAGCGGATGCTACGCTGGGCGGTATGGCCGCTACGAATGCAAGCGGGACAACATCCGTGCGCTACGGTATCATGCGCGATCAGGTACGCGAGCTTGAAGTGGTCATAGCTGATGGCAGGATCATCCGTGTGGGCAGTATGGCGGCTAAATCATCGTCAGGATACCATCTAAGCGGGATGTTTGTCGGCTCGGAAGGAACGCTCGGCATATTTACAGAACTCACGCTTCGTTTATACGGCATTCCAGAAGCGTCGGTGACAGCCAGAGCCAGCTTCCCTTCCGTATCAGAAGCAGTACAGGCGGCGTGTGCTATCATGGGTGCCGGGATTCCGGTGGCACGGATGGAGCTGGTGGATGGCATCTCCATTGCACAGGTCAATGTGTACAAAGGAACGAATTACCCAGCGCATGCGACATTGTTTTTTGAGTTTCACGGAAATGAAGCAGGACTTGCTCATGATCTAACGTTTGCCCAAGAGATCGTACAGGAATACGGCAGCGTAGATTTTATATCGGAGACGGATTCGCTAAGACAGGCGGAGTTATGGGAAGCGCGCCACCATCTCGCCTACGCGTTTATGCACGCTTATCCCGGTAAAAAGGCGATAACGACAGATGTCTGCCTGCCGCTATCTGAACTTGCAGAGGCGATTGAGCATGCAAGAAAGCGAATTGAAGAGAGCGAGCTGATCGGAGGCATCGTGGGACACGTAGGGGACGGGAATTTTCACTCCTTGCTAATGGTTGATCCACAATGTACCAAAGAACGAGAAGAAGCGGAGGCGATCAATGCAGCGATCGTAGATTATGCTCTATGCAGAGGCGGAACCTGCACAGGGGAACATGGGGTAGGGCTGGGAAAAGCAAAGTATCAGCGCAAGGAACACGGCGCTGCTTTGGATGTTATGTATGCGATGAAGCGTACACTTGATCCCAACAATATTTTAAATCCCGGGAAGATTTTTGTCTTTTAAAGCGGTGCAGGATTAGTGTATAATTAATTATCAGAAAAATAAAAACGTTAGAAAAAGGGGAAGTTATATGAAAAAGAGAATGCGGCTCGTAAGTTTGGGGTTCTTATTGCTGTGTGTGCTTCTGGCAGCTTGTAGCAGCACCAAAACATCGTCTGACCAACAGCAAAAGCAAGCAAGCGGTGAGCAGAGCGCAGGACAGACCAACAAAGATAAGGTAAGTATAGGCATCACACAGATTATTGAGCATCCTGCTCTTGATGCCGCCCGCGAAGGCTTCATTCAGGCATTGAAAGAAAACGGATATGCTGATGCCGATATTGAATACACGTCTGCGCAGGGAGATCCGAGTACGGTTGCAACGATTGCACAGAAATTTGCAGCGGATAAGAAAGACGCCATTCTGGCGATCTCGACACCAAGCGCTCAGGCAATGGTGAAGGCTACGCAGAATACAGACATTCCGGTATTCTTTACTGCTATTACCGATCCAATCAGCGCGAAACTGGTGGACAACTTGGAGAAGCCGGGCAAGAATATTACCGGTTATTCTGATACGCATCCTCAAACGATTGACAAGCTGGTTGCATTGATTAAAGAATTAAAGCCAGAGACGAAGAATGTAGGAATTATTTATAACTCTGGTGAAGCCAACTCAGTAGTCAACGTGGAAAACGCGAGAAAAGCACTTGAAGCAAATGGAATGAAGGCGGTCGAGGTAAACGCCAGCAACACGACGGAAGTGAAGCAGGCGGCAGAATCATTGATCGGCAAGGCAGATGTAATCTATGTGCCAAAGGACAATACAGCCGTAGCAGCGCTAAAAACCATCGTACAAGTAGCAGAGAAGCATAAGATTATGATGTTCGCAGGGGAGATGGATTCCGTTCGTAATGGCGCATTCGCAGGTTTTGGAGCGGACTACCATGACCTTGGCTATCAAACGGGCATGATGGCGGTAAAAGTGCTGAAGGGCGAAGCGAAAGCGGGAGATCTTGCAATAGGCTTCCCGAAAGATCTGAAGCTTGGTGTTAATAAAGAAGCGGCTGCTAATGAAGGCATTGATATAGAGAAAATCAAGCCAATCATTGAGAAGTATAACCCGGTTTATTACGAAAAAACAGAGAAGAAATAATTTGCACGCATAAAAGAAAAAGAGTACTTGATATGCGCTTCGTATTTGTGAAGCGCAGCATCGAGTACTCTTTTTTGATTCGTACACATTAGAAATCAATTTTGAATTTCAAGAATCCGGCTTGGCGCAGCGATTCATAAATAATTACAAGCGCTGGTCCGAGAATAAGACCAACAAATCCTAGGATCTGGAAGCCGATATAGAGACTGACCAATGCGGCCAGCGCACTGATTCCTAGACTTGAACCGAGAATTTTTGGCTCAATGGAGCGTCGGATGACAGTAATTGCTACAAAGAGGATAATCAATCCGATTGCAAGCCGTGAATCGCCGGTAGCAAAGCTGTATACTGCCCACGGAACAAGAAACGATCCTGTGCCGAGGATTGGCAGGATATCCACGATAACGATCAATAAGGAAAGCACCAGTGCATATTTGACTCCAAGAATCATTAGACCAATCAGCGCCAGAATATAAGTAAGCAGACTCAAGATAACTTGCGCGCGTAGAAAGCCCACGGTTGCCCGAAATAACTGGGTCATAACCAGCTCGATCTTCTCCCGTGCTGAGGGAGTGAACAGGTTCAAAAAGTTGCGGTGCAGCCGAGGTAAGTCAAGACTAATCAGGAACAGTGCGACCATGTAAATGATACTGATGATAAGCAGTCCAGGAATGGTTGCAACTCCGCCCAGTACGACTTTTGTGATGGTGGTCGCTGCATTCGTTGCTGAAGTCTTCAGCGCAGTTACGACATCATGAATTGTCGTCTCTGTGGTAAATGGCAGGGAGACAGCATATGCTTCCCATTTCCACATATAATGTTCTAGGAATGCCATCACCTTTGCAGAGAATGCGGGAAGTTTCTCCGACAACTCCACACTTTGTACAATGAGAATGGAACCGAGCCGGTATCCGCCAAGAACGAACACAGCAAAAAACATGATGAATGTTAATGTAACAGCCACCAAGCGGCTCGCATTCAATGTGCGAATGAGCGCCTTGACAATCGGTTCAAGAAAAATTGCGGTGAGCAATGCCAAAATAAACGGGATGGCATACGGAATAATGAACACCGCGAGGGCCAATACTACCAGCCACAAAAGCGTCTTGCGAACAGTCGCCATATCTTCTACTCCACTTCGTTTAGTTTCTCTGGTCTCCAATCTTTCACGCCGTTGTCTTCGATGATCCCTAATATGACGTCAGAGATGTCAGGGTCTATCATTAGCTTATCCTGCAATCGAAACTTAATATCATCCGCATCTGCAAGCGAAAGTCCGGGACGCAGCTCTACGTAGCCTTCTACATGATAGAAACGACCTTCCTGGACAATGCGCAGACGGTTGATATCCGTTACACTTTCATCTTGTAAAAGCAGGTTAGCCACCTTCTCTTCGATGTAGCGGGGAGCTGCTACGCCAATTAGGCCGACCATATTATCATAGCCGACACGGAATGCTACGCCGATCATGAGGAAACCAATAATAATTGTAGCAATTCCATCGAATTCTTTAAAGGGTGTAATTTGACTAATAATGATAGCAATGAGTGCAAGCGTTGCGCCAAGCGTTGCCACAAGGTCTTCATAGAATACGAGCCGAGTGGGTGGAGCAGCTCGCTTGACATTCTTAAATGCAGAAGGGAAGATCGCCATGCCTGTAGCGCCGGAGCGGGTTTCTTTTGCAATTTCCTTCATGGCCTTGATCAGAATGTATCCATCTGTTCCTACAGCAGCAAGCAGGATAATCATATTGAGCCAGAAATGTGTCGCTTGTGCTGGATTATGGAATAAATGCCATCCTTCCAGAATGGTTTCGTATGCCATGATGGTTACCACAATGACGGCGATCATACAGAAAATATTGATAACGCGACCAAAGCCGGTGGGAAAGCGACGTGTAGGAGAGCGTTCAGCAAGCACGCTCCCTGTAAAAACAAAGCCTTGGTTGATCGCATCCGCAACAGAGTGCATTGTGGTAGCGAACATCGTTCCGCTTCCGCTGTATGCGGCTGCTACGCCTTTAACGACAGCTAAGCCCGTATTGCCGACTGCAGCCGAAGCAGAAGTCATGTTTCCTTTTTTAATCAATTGCCAGACAGAACTCACTACTATTTCCTCCTCTCGAGATATCCTTCATCTTTATTCTTTACCCATAAAGTGGAACGTCCACTAATCAGATGCATGTTCTATGTTCTTATCGAATTTTTTGTGTGCAGTAAAAATAAATCCGTCCCATAGTCGCTGCATTTGCAACAAACCATAGGACGGATTCATTGTTCGGTTATTTCTTGACCCAGTCTCCCTCATCGTTTTTTTCATATTTTTGTTTAACCGCGCTCCATGCCACTTTAAAGGCAGTCTCTTCTTTATCGTATTCCTTTGTCGCAGAGTTGAATGCCTCTTTAAAAATTTCTTGGGCATGGGAAGGTAGGTTATCTTTCACGCTATCTGGTAATTCTCGTTTAGAACGATAAGGCATATAAACACATCCTTTCCGTACGATAAAATTACCCGTTTTGGTTATTTTAAAAACAGCGGCAGGCAAACGGAGGGAATGCTGTTATAATGAACATGGATGTTTTATTACTACAAGAGGTGTATAAATACATGAAGCCACAAGCACATACAAGCATGCAGGATTTTTTGGCGAGAGCCGAGCGAATGGGCATTAAAGTACAGATTCGCTCCGACAATCTAGATACGCTCTTCGGTAAACAAGAATCGCATAAGAGACGAGAAGCGAGACCGCATGCTGTAAAATTATTTACACATAATGACACGGATGGGGTAAGCTGCGGCATTTTGGGAAAGCTGGCTTTCGGGGATGATATCCAGATTGATTACTCAAACTATGATGATATCAATGATAAAATTGGAAAGTTTCTCACGCTTCATCTTGATAAGTATGATCGGGTATTCATTACCGATATTTCTGTCAATGAAGAAATCGCTGCTGAGATTGAACGGTTAAATGCACATATTAGGCAGAAGTTTGTTCTTCTTGATCATCATCAGACAGCAGATTGGCTTAACAAGTATGAGTGGGCAAAGGTGAATGTCGAGCGGAACGGAGTAAGGGAGAGCGGTACGACGCTCCTCTATGAATATCTGGTGCAGTCCGGCTTTCTTCAGGCAGACGAAGCGCTGGGACGGTATGTGGAGTTGGTGCGGCAGTATGATACGTGGGACTGGAAGGAGAATGGAAACCTTCATGCGAAGCGGTTGAATGATCTGTTCTATATTCTTGGACGTGACCGCTTTTTCCGGCGTTTTACAGAGGATTATTCTCCTGATTTTACAGAAACGGAATCCCTCCTGCTTGAGATGGAGCAGGAGAAAATTGAGAAATACATAAAGGGAAAATCCAAAGATATTACTGTGCTGGATGTTCATGAATATCGGGCTGGTGTCGTATTTGCTGAACAGTACATTTCCGAGTTGGGCAATGCGCTTGCGGAGATGAATCCGGAGCTTGATTTTATTGCGATTGTTAATATGTCGCGTGTCATCAGCTACCGCACGGTGAAAGAAGACCTTAACCTTGGCGAGGTCGCCGCCTTCTTTGGGGGTGGAGGTCATGCGAAGGCGGCAGGCAGCCCGGTGCCAAAGGAAGTGCGGGAGACGGTTACCCGCATGCTGTTTTCATCTCGTGTCGTTTCGCGATAAACAAAAGCGTGGCGGCCGCTTACATGCGGCTTCCGCGCTTTTGTTGTATAGTATCGAGTTTGTTGCCGAGTCGGGTGAATAGATCACGATTGCGCTCCGCATGTGTATGGCTGCAGAAGGCATGATAATCAATGCGTGATACGTATTGGACCAAGCGCAGACCTGCATAAAGAAAAGCGAGCGTCGATCCGAATGCGAAGCTTACTCCATAGGCATCATATCCGTATGGAAGCATCATCAAGGAAAGAGTTGCATTACAGGCGAAGAAGAATGCTGCACTGCGCCACGCTCCCTTCCGATCTTCAAAGTATAACAGCAGAAGAAGCAGAATAAGCAGGATGCCATTAGCGAAAGCGCCTATGGCTGCGAAGCGGAACAGTGTGATGAACTCTTCGCTAACATGGAGAATGGGCTTTGCATAGCCGGCAACCAGAATAATAAAAAGGGTAAATAAACCTTGGACACGCAGCAAACGCTCCATTTCATACCTAAGCACCTGCAGCATGCTAGCTTTAGCCTGCTTGATCTGATGCAAAGTTCCTCCGTTATTTACATAGCTGAAGAAAATGCGGTATCGTTCGTAAAATCTCGTCTCGATGAAGACGACAAAAATCGTTAATGTAGGCACGATGGTTATGTACGCCCAGAATACCGCACTGTCATATGCGGTATGAAACCTAAAGACCCCGTCTTCTCCAGCACCTTCTCCAAACCATATGATCCAATTGCATACCCAGATTCCCAAGTTATAGAGAAGCCCTGTCCAAAATAAAGACGGATACCGGTCAAAATATGCAAGGAACGCAAATTGCTTTTTCATGTCGCGCGCAGGAAAGGTAAGCAGCAACGCATAGAATAGAGCAAATAGTGTAAGCATCATACCAATGGAAAAGCCGCTCAGCAGTCCAAACGCCTGCGTATGCTCACCGATCGAGAGCGGCAGACCGTCCCGGACAAACCAGAGAGCAAG
The Aneurinibacillus sp. REN35 genome window above contains:
- a CDS encoding DUF502 domain-containing protein; this encodes MKRLVTWFLNGLLVVAPIGITLYILIYLFQLVDSAGKQILLSMNLPSFTGLGVVVTIVLLILIGFISQLWLSRKLLAWTEQLITRFPGLKTVYSMIKDTIHSLIGEKRAFSQVVLVTHEDGGKRIGFLTTEDVTAFYLRNDYIAVYVPHALQVSGELRLYPRDIVEFIDTPVEEAMRFCLTAGVAAKKEDTAVSE
- a CDS encoding HD-GYP domain-containing protein — encoded protein: MRHVSLEYLEAGQTLAKSIYASDGRTLLNKGVLLTPGMVNKLHRIGVTMVYIQDDRFEDVQIEEAVSEETRRETISRVAGVLECVQEGKDFDTSAISKTMTKIIDELLLQKDVLLNLDDIRTKDNHLFIHSLNVCIMSTVIGINLGYNATKLKELALGSLLHDIGKVIKNTDDPLKRYTQEGNHHAWIGFNVLRKRHELSLASAHISLQHHEHVDGTGEPRRLKGTDIHEYAKIVAVTNFYDNLISPFTPEPTMLPYQASEYLMGLAGKKFDHDIVIRFLRSIALYPTGSSVQLSTGEIGVVVSQHKGLPSRPVVRIFKEMHTSARGKFDYEHTEVTEVDLAKATTLFIDSILKS
- a CDS encoding ABC transporter ATP-binding protein, with the protein product MSDMVIDIKNVSWKREKTYILKDITWQVRQGEHWAIMGLNGSGKTSLLNIINGYMWPTVGQVSVLGKRFGEYDLRKLRQSIGWVSSSMQEKLYKNETVENIVLSGQVASMGLLYEKPEAESYEKANELLIQMGCQGMENRTYETFSQGERQRVLIARALMASPKLLILDEPATGLDIFAREQLLTRIQEMGNQPGGPTLIYVSHHIEEVVPIFEHVLLLKSGEIYGAGSTQEWMTTDNLSAFFGTNVDVTWRNRRAFMQMV
- a CDS encoding FAD-binding oxidoreductase, producing MGTKHGVNDEIVVELRKIIDADRVTVNQTMREQHSRDESYHLPKLPDVVVFPKNTAEVSRIVEWANEHRVSVTPFGIGSGLEGQAIPQEGGISLDFQLMNQVIEIRPQDFLVRVQPGVTRMQLNKELKKYGLFFSVDPGADATLGGMAATNASGTTSVRYGIMRDQVRELEVVIADGRIIRVGSMAAKSSSGYHLSGMFVGSEGTLGIFTELTLRLYGIPEASVTARASFPSVSEAVQAACAIMGAGIPVARMELVDGISIAQVNVYKGTNYPAHATLFFEFHGNEAGLAHDLTFAQEIVQEYGSVDFISETDSLRQAELWEARHHLAYAFMHAYPGKKAITTDVCLPLSELAEAIEHARKRIEESELIGGIVGHVGDGNFHSLLMVDPQCTKEREEAEAINAAIVDYALCRGGTCTGEHGVGLGKAKYQRKEHGAALDVMYAMKRTLDPNNILNPGKIFVF
- a CDS encoding ABC transporter substrate-binding protein produces the protein MKKRMRLVSLGFLLLCVLLAACSSTKTSSDQQQKQASGEQSAGQTNKDKVSIGITQIIEHPALDAAREGFIQALKENGYADADIEYTSAQGDPSTVATIAQKFAADKKDAILAISTPSAQAMVKATQNTDIPVFFTAITDPISAKLVDNLEKPGKNITGYSDTHPQTIDKLVALIKELKPETKNVGIIYNSGEANSVVNVENARKALEANGMKAVEVNASNTTEVKQAAESLIGKADVIYVPKDNTAVAALKTIVQVAEKHKIMMFAGEMDSVRNGAFAGFGADYHDLGYQTGMMAVKVLKGEAKAGDLAIGFPKDLKLGVNKEAAANEGIDIEKIKPIIEKYNPVYYEKTEKK
- the ytvI gene encoding sporulation integral membrane protein YtvI, with product MATVRKTLLWLVVLALAVFIIPYAIPFILALLTAIFLEPIVKALIRTLNASRLVAVTLTFIMFFAVFVLGGYRLGSILIVQSVELSEKLPAFSAKVMAFLEHYMWKWEAYAVSLPFTTETTIHDVVTALKTSATNAATTITKVVLGGVATIPGLLIISIIYMVALFLISLDLPRLHRNFLNLFTPSAREKIELVMTQLFRATVGFLRAQVILSLLTYILALIGLMILGVKYALVLSLLIVIVDILPILGTGSFLVPWAVYSFATGDSRLAIGLIILFVAITVIRRSIEPKILGSSLGISALAALVSLYIGFQILGFVGLILGPALVIIYESLRQAGFLKFKIDF
- a CDS encoding cation diffusion facilitator family transporter, whose protein sequence is MTSASAAVGNTGLAVVKGVAAAYSGSGTMFATTMHSVADAINQGFVFTGSVLAERSPTRRFPTGFGRVINIFCMIAVIVVTIMAYETILEGWHLFHNPAQATHFWLNMIILLAAVGTDGYILIKAMKEIAKETRSGATGMAIFPSAFKNVKRAAPPTRLVFYEDLVATLGATLALIAIIISQITPFKEFDGIATIIIGFLMIGVAFRVGYDNMVGLIGVAAPRYIEEKVANLLLQDESVTDINRLRIVQEGRFYHVEGYVELRPGLSLADADDIKFRLQDKLMIDPDISDVILGIIEDNGVKDWRPEKLNEVE
- a CDS encoding ChaB family protein; translation: MPYRSKRELPDSVKDNLPSHAQEIFKEAFNSATKEYDKEETAFKVAWSAVKQKYEKNDEGDWVKK
- a CDS encoding DHH family phosphoesterase; translation: MKPQAHTSMQDFLARAERMGIKVQIRSDNLDTLFGKQESHKRREARPHAVKLFTHNDTDGVSCGILGKLAFGDDIQIDYSNYDDINDKIGKFLTLHLDKYDRVFITDISVNEEIAAEIERLNAHIRQKFVLLDHHQTADWLNKYEWAKVNVERNGVRESGTTLLYEYLVQSGFLQADEALGRYVELVRQYDTWDWKENGNLHAKRLNDLFYILGRDRFFRRFTEDYSPDFTETESLLLEMEQEKIEKYIKGKSKDITVLDVHEYRAGVVFAEQYISELGNALAEMNPELDFIAIVNMSRVISYRTVKEDLNLGEVAAFFGGGGHAKAAGSPVPKEVRETVTRMLFSSRVVSR
- the pelG gene encoding exopolysaccharide Pel transporter PelG, which codes for MAGIGFRLQNLFKEDYFSSRIKAYGYAGLVTAGPWLTVVVSIALLQWLLGRFTFITFAERQLFLLTVSYSFIFSLILTGGLQLVVTRYIADLLYEKQSNDVFSTFLGVTKIVCLLAAVCAFIFLSFSSLPFLYKLVAFCLFISITLIWILMIFLTAAKYYQSIAYAFLGGSLVSVALALWFVRDGLPLSIGEHTQAFGLLSGFSIGMMLTLFALFYALLLTFPARDMKKQFAFLAYFDRYPSLFWTGLLYNLGIWVCNWIIWFGEGAGEDGVFRFHTAYDSAVFWAYITIVPTLTIFVVFIETRFYERYRIFFSYVNNGGTLHQIKQAKASMLQVLRYEMERLLRVQGLFTLFIILVAGYAKPILHVSEEFITLFRFAAIGAFANGILLILLLLLLYFEDRKGAWRSAAFFFACNATLSLMMLPYGYDAYGVSFAFGSTLAFLYAGLRLVQYVSRIDYHAFCSHTHAERNRDLFTRLGNKLDTIQQKRGSRM